The nucleotide window TTTATTTGCTTCCCTGGCTGGATAAATCTGGCGGGCGGGAAATCTCCCGCGAGCGATCGCCCGACGAAGATATCGCGGCGAAGCTGGCCGCCTGCACGGTAAATTTACCGGGAAATTTTTCTTCTCCTAAGGTGATTGATGCTGCGATTGGCGAGCTTGAACAAAATAACATTGACGAAGGTTTGTCGGCCTGGCAGCAATCGCCTTGGCTGAAGGGGGAGTTGTTTTTGTTGTTGGACGAAAACCTTTCGGCGCGCTTAGGCGGCTATACGCTTAAATACGATGAAAAATACGGTCTGTGGGTGGAAAAGGCAGGTGAAGAATGATGAAAGAAGTTGAAAAAGATTTTGATTTGCTTAATAACCGATGGATTCTGGTTTTAAACGCAAAAGGCGAGGTTGAGGAGATATCTTTGCTGGAATTTTTCCGCCGGGCGCACGAACTGAAAAGTTTGGCCGGAGAACTCGTGACGCAGGATGTGGCGATGCTGCGGCTGCTGCTCGCGATAGTTTATGCCGTCTTTACCAAGTTTGACGCGAACGGCAATCCGTCGCCCCTAAAAAATATTAGTGACGCGCTAAAACGCTGGGAACAAATCTGGCAATTGCGTCAATTCCCTTTGGGGGCAATAGAAAAATATCTAAAAAAATACGAAGAGAGATTTTACCTTTTTCATCCCGAAAGGCCATTTTATCAGGTTCCTGCCCTTGACAAGGGAACGCCTTATTCCGCCGCCAAGCTTATGGGCGATTTGTCGGAAAGCAGCAACAAAGTAAGATTGTTTGCGTTAAAGACAGGCAGAGGGAAAAAACATGTCGGCAAAGCGGAAGCCGCCAGATGGCTTTTGCATTTGAATGCCTTTGACGATACGTCAAGCAAGCCATCAACACGGGGGGCAGGTCTGCCTTCGATCGGGGCTGGCTGGCTTGGCAAATTGGGCTTGGTTTTTGCCGTTGGAGCCAACATGTTTGAAACTTTGCTGCTGAACTTTGTTTTAGCTGATGAGAAACAAACCGTCTTTAGCAACGGGAAAACTACTTGGGAACAAGATAAAATCAACAAAGCCGAAAGAGTGAAAATTTCCGTTCCCGATAGCATGCCGGAACTGTTGACTTTGCAATCGCGCCGTGTTTTGCTGGAAAAAACTGCGGACGGCGAATATGTCAGTGGGTACAAGTTACTGGGCGGCGATGGATTCGAGAAAGATAACGCCGTTATTGAGCAAATGACTTTGTGGAATACAAAGGTAAACGGCAATCTTACTGTTTTTTCGCCAAAGCGCCATGACCCCGCGCGATTTTTGTGGCGGGATTTCCCGGCGCTTGTCGCTAACAGCCAAGATTTTAGGAAGCCTGGCGTTGTGCGTTGGGTTGGCATCTTGAAAAATCAAAAACTGATTGGCAACAAATTGGCAAGTTTTCAAACCGCAAGCATAAAATATGGAGACAAAGATTTTTTTATTGATGACGTTTTCAGCGATTCTATTACCTTAAACGCCGATTTGCTGACGGAGTTGGGCGGGGAATATGTCGGCAGGATTGTTGGCTTGCTGGACAAAACCGACAAATGCGTGAAAGCGTTGGGCTACTTGGCCGCCAATATTGCCGCAGCTGCCGGCGGCAGCGAGGTTCAAAACATAAGCGGCGTCAGTGAGGAAGCCCGCGAACAAGCATATTTTTCTTTGGACAAGCCGTTTCGCAATTGGTTGGCAGGCGTCGACCCGGAAAAAGACGATCTTGACGACATTGCCGCCGAATGGCTGCAAAAAATGAGCAGGATTGTTACTAAGCAAGGGGAGCAAATAGTCGCGCAAGCCGGGGAGAAGGCTTTTGTCGGCAGGTATAAAGAAATAAAGGGCAAGCGGGTTGCGCAGACGGCGGCAAAGGCGTTTTCGAGTTTTAAAATGGCAATAAAAAATACAATTAATGGTTAGGGGTGAAACAAAAACGCAATGAACGATTATGAAAGGATAAAAATTTTTGTCCGAAAGAAAATTATTCTGCTTGACAAAGAGACCCCTTGGGCGAAGGCCGCTTTGGCCAAGCTTCGGCGCGGCGCAGGCAAACCACCCGGAGAAACGCCGGAAATCTTTGACGTTACTTTAGGGAATCTGCCGGAAGAATTGGCCAGCCGGGGAAAAATTGCCGAAAGCGGACCCACGCGGGCCGAATGGGCCATCCATACCGTTCTGACCCTTTATGCTTTGCACCGGCAAGGGAAAGCAGCGACCATGAACATGGAAACAAAGGAGATCGCAGGCAAGAAAATATATGGCAATTCGCTCGGGGCAGCCGCCCGCAAACTTGTGAAAAGCGACAATGAAGAAACTATAAAAAGGCGCTTTGACACTATTGCCACCGCAAAAGATCTTGCCGAGCTTGCGCACCATGCCCGGGGTTTGGTGCAGCTGTTCAAAGCCGATGACATACCCTTGGACTACCCCCGTTTGGCCGAAGATTTATATTGGTATCAGTTTCCTGACCATCAGAATAAATTAATATTGCGCTGGGGGGAGGATTTTTGGCGGGGGACAAGCGGAAACGAGCGGGAAATAGATAAAGAACAAAAAGAAGGAGCAAAATAATGATGAAAAAAGTGTTTGTCGATTTTCACGTCATCCAGACCGTGCCGCCCAGTTGCGTCAACCGCGATGACACCGGCAGCCCCAAAACCGCCGTTTATGGCGGAGTGCGCCGTGCGCGCGTATCTTCACAGAGTTGGAAGCGCGCTATGAGAAAGATGTTTCGTGAACATTTTGACGAATTTGAATTGGGGCAGCGCACCAAAAAAATCGTTGCGCTTGTGGCGGAAAAAATAAGTGCTTGTGACAAGGCGAAGAGTGAAGAGCAAAGCAAAAAACTTGCGGAAGAAATTATCAACCTTGCCGGTGTAACGACTAAAGACGCGGAAGCCAAAGCGTTATTTTTCATGACCGGCAAACAAGCGGAAAACCTCGCCGGGCTCGTTCTCGACAGGGATTTTGGCTCAAAAAAAGATACGCAAAAGAAAAAAGAAGCGCAAATCGCCCTCAATAAAAACCAAGGCGTTGACATAGCCTTATTTGGCCGCATGGTAGCGGACGACCCTTCGCTTAATGCCGACGCATCCGCCCAGGTGGCGCATAGCATATCCACCCACCGCGTGGACAATGAATACGACTACTTCACCGCCGTTGACGACTTGGCGCCGGAGGACAACGCCGGCGCCGGCATGATCGGCACGGTAGAATACAACTCATCCACCCTTTATCGCTACGCTACAGTAGCCGCCCATGAACTTTTTAAACAATTGGCGGAAGAGCCGGACGCGCTCGCCAAAGCAATAAAAGAATTTGCCCGCGCTTTTATCGCCTCCATGCCGGATGGCAAGCAAAATACCTTTGCCAACCGCACCTTGCCGGATGCCGTGCTTGTTGCCGTGCGCGCGGATCAACCGGTAAACCTGGCCGGCGCTTTTGAGGAAGCGATAAGAAGCAAAGAAGATGGCTTCGTCAAAGAATCCATCAAAAAATTAAAAGGTCATGCCCAAAAAGTTTATGGGGAATTCGCCTGTGCGCCGGCCAAAAGTTACGTGATTAACGCCGACTTGTCCGAACTTGGCGTGCCAGTCGATTTTAAGACTTTGCTGGACGAACTGGAAAAAGAAATGAAAGACAGATTTTCTCCGGGAAACAATTAACGGCGGGGATGACTATGAGCACATTATTGATTAGACTGGCCGGGCCGCTCCAAGCATGGGGGACGGACAGCAAATTCAACAAAAGGATGACCGGGCGCGAACCCACGAAAAGCGGAGTTGTTGGCCTCGTGGCCGCCGCGCTCGGCCTTAGGCGCACGGACGATGCCGCCAAACTATGCAAGCTCCGCTTCGGCGTACGGGTGGATCAGCCGGGAAAACTTGTTGTGGATTTTCATACGGCTCGCAGGCATGATGGGAAATCTGATATAACACATCGCTATTACATAGCTGACGCCGTGTTTTTGGCAGGGCTGGAAGGAGAGGAGCCTCTGCTAAAGGAAATTGACGCCGCCTTGAAGACACCGTGGTTCCCTCTCTTCTTGGGGCGGCGCGCCTGTCCGCCGGTCGGCCAACTTTCGTTGGGCGTAAGAGATGGCGCGGCCCTTATGGAAGCCTTGCGCGATGAACCGTGGCAAGCCGCCGGCTGGTATAAAGCAAAAACCGAACGCGCAGAAATGGAAATAGTCCGCGATGCCGTGCCGGAAGATAACTATGCCTTTACTGTTCGCGACCAGCCCCTTTCTTTTGACCAAGTACATCGCCGGTATACTTTCCGTCCGGTTGTCAGCGATATAAACGCCGTAAAAATCATTAACCTTGCCCAAAAACCTGATTTGCCGGAAACGCCGACAAGCCACGATGCCATGGCGGAGGTGCCATGATGTACATATCGCGGATTGAACTTAATTGCCGGCGGCGGGAAACTGGATACCTGCTCGCCTCGCCCCAACGCCTGCATGCCGCGCTTGCCGGCAGTTTCCCGGCGGACGGCGCTGACGGCAAGAAGAGGATGCTCTGGCGGATAGATAAATTGGGCAGCGCTCTTTATATCATCACGCAAAGCCAGCAAAAGCCGGATTTTACCCACATAGTGGAAAAGTGCGGCTGGCCGGGTGCCAAACAGCAGTGGCTGACCAAGGAATACGGGCCGTTTCTGGAACGGCTGCAGACTGGGCAGGCATGGCAGTTTCGGTTGCGCGCGAATCCGGTGCGCAGCCTTTTGCGGACGGAGGCGGGCAAGGGAGACGAGAGGGCAAAGGCCAGAGGCCAATTGTCCGCTTTGGCGGATGCGGAAAAGCAAAAAAAGTGGTTGTGCGAAAAGGGACTGCGGCATGGGTTCTATTTTTTGACAAAGAAAGACGAACCGCAAAACATAGAAGTCGTGCAAAAGGAAATTAAGGAATTTTACCGTTTTGATCCTGCCGCCAATGAACGTAAAACAGTTACGATCAACATGGTAACTTTTGAAGGGATATTGTTGATTGCGGAGCGGGAAAAATTTACCGCCGCGATGCTTAATGGCATTGGCCGCGCCAAAGCCTATGGTTGTGGGCTGCTGACCCTCGCGAGGCTGCCGTGAGGGAAATGCCCGGCCTGGATCGGCCTGAATTGCAGGATTTGCCGCAAATCAAGGAACGCATCTCTTTCCTTTACGTGGAAAGATGCCTGATAAACCGCCAGGACAGCGCGATTGCCATTACCGACGAGCGCGGGACAGTCTGTGCGCCCGCCGCGAATTTAGGCGTGATGCTGCTCGGCCCCGGGACGAACATTTCGCACCGCGCCATGGAACTCATTGGCGATGCCGGCGTAAGCGTCATCTGGGTCGGGGAACGCGGCGTGCGTTATTACGCTCACGGCCGGCCTCTCACGCACTCCTCAAGGCTTCTGACGGCGCAAGCCTATCTTGTTTCCAATAATAGGACGCGCCTTGCGGTC belongs to Acidaminococcales bacterium and includes:
- the casA gene encoding type I-E CRISPR-associated protein Cse1/CasA, coding for MMKEVEKDFDLLNNRWILVLNAKGEVEEISLLEFFRRAHELKSLAGELVTQDVAMLRLLLAIVYAVFTKFDANGNPSPLKNISDALKRWEQIWQLRQFPLGAIEKYLKKYEERFYLFHPERPFYQVPALDKGTPYSAAKLMGDLSESSNKVRLFALKTGRGKKHVGKAEAARWLLHLNAFDDTSSKPSTRGAGLPSIGAGWLGKLGLVFAVGANMFETLLLNFVLADEKQTVFSNGKTTWEQDKINKAERVKISVPDSMPELLTLQSRRVLLEKTADGEYVSGYKLLGGDGFEKDNAVIEQMTLWNTKVNGNLTVFSPKRHDPARFLWRDFPALVANSQDFRKPGVVRWVGILKNQKLIGNKLASFQTASIKYGDKDFFIDDVFSDSITLNADLLTELGGEYVGRIVGLLDKTDKCVKALGYLAANIAAAAGGSEVQNISGVSEEAREQAYFSLDKPFRNWLAGVDPEKDDLDDIAAEWLQKMSRIVTKQGEQIVAQAGEKAFVGRYKEIKGKRVAQTAAKAFSSFKMAIKNTING
- the casB gene encoding type I-E CRISPR-associated protein Cse2/CasB, producing the protein MNDYERIKIFVRKKIILLDKETPWAKAALAKLRRGAGKPPGETPEIFDVTLGNLPEELASRGKIAESGPTRAEWAIHTVLTLYALHRQGKAATMNMETKEIAGKKIYGNSLGAAARKLVKSDNEETIKRRFDTIATAKDLAELAHHARGLVQLFKADDIPLDYPRLAEDLYWYQFPDHQNKLILRWGEDFWRGTSGNEREIDKEQKEGAK
- the cas7e gene encoding type I-E CRISPR-associated protein Cas7/Cse4/CasC, whose protein sequence is MMKKVFVDFHVIQTVPPSCVNRDDTGSPKTAVYGGVRRARVSSQSWKRAMRKMFREHFDEFELGQRTKKIVALVAEKISACDKAKSEEQSKKLAEEIINLAGVTTKDAEAKALFFMTGKQAENLAGLVLDRDFGSKKDTQKKKEAQIALNKNQGVDIALFGRMVADDPSLNADASAQVAHSISTHRVDNEYDYFTAVDDLAPEDNAGAGMIGTVEYNSSTLYRYATVAAHELFKQLAEEPDALAKAIKEFARAFIASMPDGKQNTFANRTLPDAVLVAVRADQPVNLAGAFEEAIRSKEDGFVKESIKKLKGHAQKVYGEFACAPAKSYVINADLSELGVPVDFKTLLDELEKEMKDRFSPGNN
- the cas5e gene encoding type I-E CRISPR-associated protein Cas5/CasD; its protein translation is MSTLLIRLAGPLQAWGTDSKFNKRMTGREPTKSGVVGLVAAALGLRRTDDAAKLCKLRFGVRVDQPGKLVVDFHTARRHDGKSDITHRYYIADAVFLAGLEGEEPLLKEIDAALKTPWFPLFLGRRACPPVGQLSLGVRDGAALMEALRDEPWQAAGWYKAKTERAEMEIVRDAVPEDNYAFTVRDQPLSFDQVHRRYTFRPVVSDINAVKIINLAQKPDLPETPTSHDAMAEVP
- the cas6e gene encoding type I-E CRISPR-associated protein Cas6/Cse3/CasE, translated to MMYISRIELNCRRRETGYLLASPQRLHAALAGSFPADGADGKKRMLWRIDKLGSALYIITQSQQKPDFTHIVEKCGWPGAKQQWLTKEYGPFLERLQTGQAWQFRLRANPVRSLLRTEAGKGDERAKARGQLSALADAEKQKKWLCEKGLRHGFYFLTKKDEPQNIEVVQKEIKEFYRFDPAANERKTVTINMVTFEGILLIAEREKFTAAMLNGIGRAKAYGCGLLTLARLP